In Athene noctua chromosome 7, bAthNoc1.hap1.1, whole genome shotgun sequence, the following proteins share a genomic window:
- the ATP5MC3 gene encoding ATP synthase F(0) complex subunit C3, mitochondrial encodes MFACAKLATSPSLIRAGSRVLYRPISASVLSRPEVKNGEGNSTLNGAQNTVSRLALREFQTSAISRDIDTAAKFIGAGAATVGVAGSGAGIGTVFGSLIIGYARNPSLKQQLFSYAILGFALSEAMGLFCLMVAFLILFAM; translated from the exons ATGTTCGCTTGCGCCAAGCTCGCCACCTCGCCCTCCCTG ATCCGTGCTGGATCAAGAGTCTTGTACAGACCAATTTCGGCATCTGTGTTGTCTAGGCCAGAGGTCAAGAATGGAGAG gGCAACTCAACACTTAACGGGGCCCAAAATACTGTCTCCCGACTAGCACTTAGAGAATTCCAGACTAGTGCTATCAGCAGGGACATTGACACTGCTGCCAAATTTATTGGTGCTGGTGCTGCCACAGTAGGTGTGGCTGGTTCTGGTGCTGGAATTGGAACAGTCTTCGGTAGTCTAATCATTGGTTATGCCAG AAATCCttctctgaagcagcagctgttcTCATATGCTATCCTGGGATTCGCCCTGTCTGAAGCTATGGGTCTCTTCTGTCTGATGGTTGCTTTCTTGATCCTATTTGCCATGTGA